The following are encoded in a window of Shewanella psychrotolerans genomic DNA:
- a CDS encoding PAS domain S-box protein, which yields MDMSRLRTFRSRILSHIALPLIAIMTTVFSINAWFNYQAEEKYIYDDLAKQADNAARRMQFFLSTAEKDTKAITDLLSEIDNKQLFSDAQKLRQLLTHRLELHPDFYGSAIAFQKNKVEGRNLYAPYVYRDKGDFNTLDIGVDGYDYTDGKWDWWSKAIDNINGYWSTPYFDEGAGNILMLTYSHPFGSAQPYDGVLTVDLALDVIPQMTGIPPERIVIIDDSGRLIFHEDHSLLLAKGTETWLAKSKDNQLFVDLFNTGKEGSSLIVDSDGNTFLASVGVVPALGWRVIIMTPEEQLYNQFFSDSSSLTLNLLLIVIVLLLTSYLTARRLTRPIEELEEGIVEFAAGRAKRIEKPSGAVSEIVTLTNKFNDMAGVLEEREQALLDSRGNRFAKLIDGMSDKSFYCSLEPDGQIAQVSAGVEKVLGVTPDLLKRKYQRMFSDNPLNEQNWEYMDRALQGESVPPHQVEMLDASGKLRQLDLFMQPLVSDSQELLSVEMLFNDITEQFSAAAWSNAVLESAPEAMLIVDESGQIVFTNTRCQTLFGYDEEQMLSMSVEQLVPEYARAKHPEFRRGFIVAGQDRKMGLGAGAELMALKANGSLFPVEISLGILPQDVDGGRQIAASVRDMTEELATAKRISDSESRFRGLVTNIPGAVYRTRIGDTWVMEYVSDNIGDITGYPATDFIENRKRSFVSLIVEADRELVSEAINSGVAEHRGFEVQYRIKHRDGSEHWVHEKGKAIYDDAGQPLWFDGSINDITSSKIAQQKIAESQRQLETITESIPSTVYQLRWISNKERKFTFLSSACISTLGFHRDQAIQNFDLVANCIVEKERPQIVELLSGKSSEGLKWINEFRYNHPMGDLRWLQAGAHGSYQEDGSLLWNGYLMDVTERKQLDRELANREAHFRALFDHAGIGIVNIDDRGVIIDCNEQFSQYMQLSVAELKGTSFFDCQHPEGRDDAKAILRERAENGSDSITGEIRLVNHSGELMWMDITVTWLQDKQGNINSAVLSMANITSLKAISEELRQAKDIADAASKAKSDFLANMSHEIRTPMNAIIGMSQLCLQTELDSKQQNYIEKIDRASKSLLGIINDILDFSKIEAGKLDIESIPFQLDTMLEDLSDMFSVKAADKQLELLFAVAPNIPRHLEGDPLRLSQVLINLMNNAIKFTDQGEVLLSISQLERIDDDIVLRFSVRDNGIGLTEEQRTKLFKSFSQADTSTTRKYGGTGLGLAICKQLVELMGGEIGVESQFGNGSTFFFSVRFKVADSQLLKVEEELEGMRILVADDNATARDILRTTLESMGFEVDTVRSGAEAISRCEQMHYPMALIDWRMPEMDGLETSNKILNQIENPPKLLIVSAHANAEFIDKIESSGISGYITKPISASRLLDGIMSSLGKHGAMPVRRKAVDISKEVLSQLKGKRILLVEDNEMNQEVATEFLEQVGVILSIAENGQIALEKLAMQSFDLVLMDCQMPVMDGYQATEALRKNPQFESLPVIAMTANAMAGDKEMCLRAGMNDHIAKPIEVSLLYKTLIEYLGDGSTVTAADDIVCSANDESTRFWPQHEAIDVDKGLQLVQSSVRLYRRIFERFYAGQMQVAEEIDLALTQGRIEDAIRYAHTLKGVSGNLCSPKLVELAKAIETKLMASEKPDVSAELAQLSELVASICEAISLWISHQQQETADDTNDADVPEKPLMSDSELQQAISELLDMLEDADSSAVDKMNQIKEGLPTERWQKISPAVAMVNSYQFDEAAELIEEYFGSNNTSDSTINKHQQ from the coding sequence ATGGATATGAGCAGACTTCGTACTTTTCGTAGCAGGATTTTATCGCACATCGCTCTGCCGTTAATTGCGATCATGACTACCGTTTTCAGTATCAATGCTTGGTTCAATTATCAGGCTGAAGAAAAATATATTTATGATGATTTAGCGAAACAAGCCGATAATGCGGCACGTAGAATGCAGTTCTTTTTGTCGACGGCCGAAAAAGATACGAAAGCCATCACCGATCTGCTGAGTGAAATCGACAATAAGCAGCTGTTCAGCGATGCTCAAAAACTGCGCCAATTACTTACCCATCGTTTAGAGCTTCATCCTGATTTCTACGGCAGTGCCATTGCCTTTCAAAAAAATAAAGTTGAAGGTCGAAATCTCTATGCCCCCTACGTTTATCGTGACAAAGGAGACTTCAATACCCTAGATATTGGTGTCGATGGCTATGACTACACCGATGGCAAATGGGATTGGTGGAGTAAGGCGATAGATAACATTAATGGTTATTGGTCTACTCCCTACTTTGATGAGGGGGCGGGTAATATCTTGATGCTCACTTATTCTCACCCTTTTGGTTCAGCGCAGCCCTATGACGGCGTGCTGACGGTTGACTTGGCCTTAGATGTTATTCCACAAATGACGGGGATACCTCCTGAGCGAATTGTGATTATCGATGATAGTGGGCGATTGATTTTTCATGAAGATCATAGCCTTCTGCTAGCAAAAGGGACCGAGACTTGGTTGGCCAAGTCTAAAGATAACCAACTGTTTGTCGACCTATTTAATACGGGAAAAGAGGGCAGTAGCCTTATTGTTGATAGTGATGGTAATACGTTTCTTGCCAGTGTTGGTGTAGTGCCTGCACTGGGTTGGCGAGTGATTATCATGACCCCAGAAGAGCAGCTCTATAACCAGTTTTTTAGTGATTCCTCTTCATTAACGCTTAACCTGCTGCTGATCGTCATCGTACTTTTACTGACAAGCTATCTTACTGCCCGTCGTCTAACTCGGCCGATTGAAGAGTTAGAAGAGGGGATTGTCGAATTTGCCGCTGGGAGAGCCAAACGTATCGAAAAACCCAGTGGCGCCGTAAGTGAAATTGTGACCCTGACCAATAAGTTTAATGATATGGCAGGTGTGTTAGAGGAGCGTGAACAAGCACTTTTGGATTCTCGCGGCAATCGTTTTGCCAAGTTGATTGACGGTATGAGCGATAAATCTTTTTATTGCTCATTAGAACCCGATGGCCAAATTGCTCAGGTGAGTGCCGGGGTTGAAAAGGTGTTGGGGGTTACTCCCGATTTGTTGAAACGAAAATATCAACGTATGTTCTCCGACAATCCTTTAAATGAGCAAAATTGGGAGTATATGGATAGGGCGTTACAAGGGGAAAGTGTGCCGCCCCATCAAGTCGAGATGCTTGATGCCAGTGGTAAGCTGCGTCAGCTCGATCTGTTTATGCAACCACTGGTTTCCGATAGCCAAGAGTTACTGTCGGTTGAGATGCTATTTAACGATATTACCGAACAGTTTTCTGCAGCCGCCTGGTCTAATGCAGTGCTCGAATCAGCACCTGAGGCGATGTTGATCGTTGATGAAAGTGGGCAGATTGTTTTCACCAATACGCGCTGTCAAACCTTGTTTGGCTATGATGAAGAGCAGATGTTATCTATGTCTGTCGAACAGTTGGTACCTGAATATGCGCGTGCTAAGCATCCGGAGTTTCGTAGAGGCTTTATTGTCGCAGGCCAGGACCGTAAGATGGGACTCGGTGCTGGTGCCGAGCTTATGGCGCTTAAGGCTAATGGTAGCTTATTTCCTGTTGAAATTAGTTTAGGAATATTGCCACAAGATGTTGATGGCGGAAGACAAATTGCTGCATCTGTGCGAGATATGACAGAAGAGTTGGCGACCGCTAAACGCATTAGTGATAGTGAAAGCCGTTTTAGAGGCCTAGTCACCAATATTCCTGGCGCGGTATATCGAACGCGCATAGGCGATACTTGGGTGATGGAATATGTCAGCGATAACATAGGTGATATTACCGGTTATCCTGCCACTGATTTTATCGAAAACCGTAAACGTAGTTTCGTCAGTTTGATTGTTGAGGCCGATCGTGAATTAGTCAGTGAGGCGATCAACAGTGGTGTCGCTGAACACCGCGGATTTGAGGTGCAGTATCGTATTAAACACCGAGACGGTAGTGAACATTGGGTGCACGAAAAAGGTAAGGCGATCTACGATGATGCCGGTCAGCCTTTATGGTTTGATGGCAGTATTAATGACATCACCAGCAGTAAAATTGCCCAGCAGAAGATTGCTGAATCTCAACGGCAACTGGAAACCATTACCGAATCAATACCCAGTACAGTGTATCAATTACGCTGGATATCCAACAAGGAACGTAAATTTACTTTCCTATCCAGTGCATGTATTAGCACGTTAGGTTTTCATCGCGATCAAGCGATCCAGAATTTTGATCTTGTCGCTAATTGTATAGTGGAAAAGGAGCGTCCACAGATAGTTGAATTACTGTCAGGTAAAAGTAGCGAAGGGTTGAAATGGATAAATGAGTTTAGGTATAACCATCCGATGGGAGATTTGCGCTGGTTACAAGCGGGGGCCCATGGGAGCTATCAAGAAGACGGCAGTTTGCTCTGGAATGGTTACCTTATGGATGTTACAGAGCGTAAGCAGCTAGATAGGGAGCTTGCGAACCGAGAAGCTCATTTTAGAGCTCTGTTTGACCATGCGGGGATCGGCATTGTTAATATTGACGACCGCGGCGTTATTATCGATTGTAATGAGCAGTTTAGCCAATATATGCAGCTATCTGTCGCCGAGCTTAAAGGCACCTCCTTTTTTGATTGCCAACATCCCGAAGGCCGTGATGATGCTAAGGCGATATTACGTGAGAGAGCCGAAAATGGTAGCGATAGCATTACTGGCGAAATAAGATTAGTGAATCACAGCGGTGAATTGATGTGGATGGATATCACTGTCACTTGGTTGCAAGACAAACAGGGCAACATCAATTCAGCCGTATTGTCGATGGCGAATATCACCTCGTTGAAAGCGATATCCGAGGAATTAAGACAGGCGAAAGATATTGCCGATGCGGCGAGCAAGGCTAAAAGTGATTTTCTTGCTAATATGTCCCATGAGATCCGTACCCCTATGAACGCCATCATTGGCATGTCGCAGTTATGTTTACAGACAGAGTTGGATTCTAAACAACAAAACTACATCGAGAAAATCGATCGTGCATCTAAATCCCTGCTGGGGATCATTAATGATATTTTGGATTTCTCCAAGATTGAGGCGGGTAAGTTAGATATCGAATCGATACCGTTTCAACTCGATACCATGCTCGAAGATCTCAGCGATATGTTCTCAGTCAAAGCTGCCGATAAACAGCTGGAACTCTTGTTTGCGGTTGCGCCCAATATACCAAGGCACCTCGAAGGCGATCCACTGCGTTTGAGTCAGGTGCTAATCAATCTAATGAACAATGCGATTAAGTTCACTGATCAGGGCGAAGTATTACTGTCCATTAGTCAGTTAGAGCGCATTGATGACGATATCGTGCTGCGATTTAGCGTGCGTGATAATGGGATAGGTTTAACCGAAGAGCAACGTACAAAATTGTTTAAGTCGTTCAGTCAAGCTGATACCTCAACGACACGTAAGTATGGTGGTACTGGGTTAGGATTAGCGATTTGTAAGCAACTGGTCGAGTTAATGGGTGGTGAAATTGGCGTTGAAAGTCAATTTGGTAACGGTAGCACCTTCTTCTTTTCTGTGCGCTTTAAAGTCGCCGACAGTCAACTGTTAAAGGTTGAGGAGGAACTCGAAGGAATGAGGATCTTGGTGGCCGACGATAATGCAACAGCGCGTGATATTTTACGTACTACTTTAGAAAGCATGGGCTTTGAGGTGGATACCGTACGAAGTGGCGCAGAAGCCATCTCTCGCTGTGAACAGATGCATTACCCCATGGCTCTTATTGACTGGCGTATGCCAGAAATGGACGGTTTAGAGACATCGAATAAGATCTTAAATCAGATCGAGAATCCACCTAAATTATTGATCGTCTCGGCTCATGCCAATGCCGAGTTTATCGATAAGATAGAGAGTAGTGGTATCTCTGGATATATCACTAAACCTATCAGTGCTTCACGTCTACTCGATGGCATTATGTCGTCTTTGGGCAAGCATGGTGCCATGCCTGTGCGGCGCAAAGCTGTTGATATCAGCAAAGAGGTGCTATCACAACTCAAGGGTAAGCGCATCTTGTTAGTCGAAGATAATGAGATGAATCAGGAAGTGGCGACCGAGTTTTTAGAGCAGGTAGGCGTGATCTTATCGATTGCTGAAAATGGGCAAATCGCACTAGAAAAACTGGCGATGCAGAGCTTTGACCTCGTGTTAATGGATTGCCAGATGCCAGTGATGGATGGTTATCAAGCCACAGAAGCATTGCGTAAAAATCCACAGTTTGAATCACTACCGGTGATCGCTATGACAGCAAATGCCATGGCGGGTGACAAGGAGATGTGTTTGCGGGCGGGGATGAACGATCATATTGCTAAGCCAATCGAAGTGTCTCTGCTCTATAAGACCTTAATTGAATATTTAGGCGATGGTTCAACGGTCACTGCAGCCGACGATATTGTCTGCAGTGCTAACGACGAGTCGACGCGATTTTGGCCACAACACGAAGCTATTGATGTCGATAAGGGATTACAACTAGTCCAAAGTTCGGTAAGACTGTACCGCAGAATATTTGAGCGTTTTTATGCCGGTCAGATGCAGGTTGCCGAAGAGATCGACTTGGCGCTAACTCAGGGCCGCATTGAGGATGCAATTCGTTACGCCCATACGCTAAAAGGAGTGTCAGGCAATCTTTGTAGCCCTAAGCTGGTTGAATTGGCTAAAGCGATTGAAACCAAGTTAATGGCCTCAGAGAAACCGGATGTTTCAGCAGAGTTAGCGCAGTTATCGGAACTTGTTGCATCGATATGCGAAGCAATCTCTCTGTGGATATCTCATCAACAACAAGAAACCGCTGATGACACTAATGATGCAGATGTCCCTGAGAAACCGTTAATGTCGGATAGTGAGTTACAGCAAGCGATTAGCGAACTGCTCGATATGCTAGAAGATGCTGATTCGAGTGCGGTGGATAAAATGAATCAGATAAAAGAGGGACTACCCACAGAAAGGTGGCAGAAGATCAGTCCCGCAGTCGCTATGGTCAATAGCTATCAATTTGATGAGGCCGCGGAATTAATTGAAGAGTATTTCGGCTCGAATAACACAAGCGACTCCACCATCAATAAGCACCAGCAGTAG
- the ygfZ gene encoding tRNA-modifying protein YgfZ encodes MTLTVSQPQWSVTEEIPTLVFCNLSHLGLLSVTGEQGRSFIHGQVTTDISSLNADQWMWGAHCDPKGKMLASFRAFSIDDALMLMMPKDTLAADLPQLAKYAVFSKADLADASDSWAILGVAGQEANSWVQSQFGAISAPVTAIPDGVILKDGERYIIVVAAKNSDALIDTIEQPIYTSSVWQSIEIQAGYPNIAAAHQGQFVPQMCNLQAVNGISFNKGCYMGQETVARMKYRGGNKRALYILAGTTQNTITLESQLELALESGFKKTGSIIEYAQSGEHVILTAVLPNDTTDAAILRFADDETSNLSIQPLPYSLDDE; translated from the coding sequence ATGACACTTACCGTTTCTCAACCTCAGTGGAGTGTAACTGAGGAGATCCCCACGCTCGTTTTTTGTAATCTTTCCCACTTAGGCCTGCTTAGTGTCACTGGCGAACAGGGCCGTAGCTTTATCCATGGCCAAGTGACTACAGATATCAGCTCACTTAATGCCGACCAATGGATGTGGGGCGCGCACTGCGATCCTAAAGGTAAAATGCTTGCAAGCTTTAGAGCCTTTAGTATCGATGATGCATTAATGCTGATGATGCCTAAAGACACCTTAGCCGCAGATTTGCCACAACTGGCTAAATATGCGGTATTTAGCAAAGCAGACCTTGCAGATGCAAGCGATAGCTGGGCCATATTAGGCGTTGCTGGACAAGAGGCGAACTCTTGGGTTCAAAGCCAGTTTGGTGCAATCTCAGCGCCCGTCACAGCAATCCCTGATGGCGTGATCCTTAAAGATGGCGAACGCTACATTATCGTCGTTGCGGCCAAGAACAGTGACGCACTGATAGACACAATAGAGCAACCGATTTACACAAGCAGCGTTTGGCAAAGCATAGAGATTCAAGCGGGATATCCCAATATCGCTGCGGCCCATCAAGGACAATTTGTGCCTCAGATGTGTAACTTACAAGCGGTTAATGGCATTAGCTTTAACAAAGGCTGTTACATGGGGCAAGAAACCGTTGCTAGGATGAAATATCGTGGTGGCAACAAGCGGGCGCTTTATATTTTGGCGGGCACAACCCAGAATACGATAACCCTTGAGAGCCAGCTCGAGTTAGCCTTGGAGAGTGGTTTCAAAAAAACGGGATCGATTATCGAGTACGCTCAATCGGGAGAGCACGTCATATTAACGGCTGTCCTCCCCAATGACACCACTGATGCTGCGATACTACGTTTCGCTGATGATGAAACATCAAACCTGTCGATTCAGCCTCTTCCTTACTCTCTAGACGACGAATAG
- a CDS encoding response regulator, whose translation MDNATVLVVDDTPENIDILVGILGGDYKVKVAIDGPKALALARKSAPDLILLDVMMPGMNGYEVCKRLKQDPLTSHIPVIFVTALADVADETQGFELGAVDYITKPVSAPVVKARVKTHLALYDQKRLLEEEVKSRTKELEETRFEIIRRLGRAAEYKDNETGLHVIRMSHYAKLLAQQAGLPDKYCELIYNAAPMHDIGKIGTPDSILKKPAKLDADEWKEMQRHAEIGAQIIGEHNDPLLEMAKRIALTHHEKWDGSGYPNGLSGTEIPIEGRIVAIADVFDALTSIRPYKKAWTIEDTMNLIESESGKHFDPELVVHFCAILDEAVKVRDAHNETE comes from the coding sequence ATGGATAATGCGACGGTTCTGGTTGTAGATGATACCCCTGAGAATATCGACATTTTGGTTGGTATCTTAGGGGGAGATTACAAAGTCAAAGTGGCAATTGATGGCCCGAAAGCGTTAGCGCTGGCAAGGAAGAGCGCACCTGATCTCATCTTGCTTGATGTGATGATGCCTGGCATGAATGGCTACGAAGTGTGTAAGCGCCTCAAGCAAGATCCCTTAACCAGCCATATCCCCGTTATTTTTGTTACCGCATTAGCCGATGTTGCCGATGAGACTCAAGGGTTTGAACTTGGCGCGGTAGATTACATCACTAAGCCTGTAAGTGCGCCGGTCGTAAAAGCGCGAGTAAAAACCCATTTAGCGTTATATGATCAAAAACGCTTGTTAGAAGAAGAGGTTAAATCTCGAACCAAGGAGCTGGAAGAGACTCGTTTTGAGATCATCCGTCGACTTGGGCGTGCAGCTGAATATAAGGATAATGAAACGGGGCTACATGTCATTCGTATGAGTCATTATGCCAAGTTGTTAGCGCAGCAAGCGGGGTTGCCTGATAAGTATTGCGAACTTATTTATAACGCAGCGCCCATGCATGACATAGGTAAAATTGGCACCCCAGATTCAATTTTGAAAAAGCCAGCTAAGTTAGATGCAGATGAATGGAAAGAGATGCAGCGCCACGCCGAAATTGGTGCCCAGATCATTGGCGAGCATAACGATCCTTTACTTGAAATGGCGAAAAGGATTGCGCTTACCCATCATGAAAAATGGGATGGCTCTGGTTATCCTAATGGACTGTCGGGAACCGAGATCCCGATAGAGGGACGTATAGTTGCGATTGCCGATGTATTTGATGCGCTCACCTCCATTCGCCCCTACAAAAAAGCATGGACAATTGAAGATACAATGAATTTAATCGAGAGTGAGTCGGGCAAGCATTTTGATCCAGAGCTGGTGGTCCATTTTTGCGCCATTTTAGATGAGGCGGTAAAAGTCCGTGATGCCCACAATGAAACCGAATAG
- a CDS encoding DUF2238 domain-containing protein has protein sequence MNKSIIWLTIFFCVLIWSGIEPKDNFTWFLEVAPALIALPILFFTRKRFPLTALAYGLILIHAVILMVGGHYTYAEVPLFDWIADLMGSDRNNYDKLGHFAQGFIPALLAREVFLRLEVVKPGAWCNFLICCFALGFSAFYELIEWWVALFSGEDAESFLGTQGYVWDTQSDMAMALLGAVVSLILLPRWHDRLLASLKKVEGSRG, from the coding sequence TTGAATAAAAGCATTATTTGGCTCACAATTTTCTTCTGCGTACTTATCTGGTCAGGTATCGAACCTAAGGATAACTTCACTTGGTTTTTAGAAGTTGCGCCCGCCTTGATTGCTTTACCTATTTTATTTTTTACCCGTAAACGCTTCCCTTTAACTGCTTTAGCCTACGGGCTTATTTTGATCCACGCGGTAATTTTAATGGTAGGTGGCCACTATACCTATGCAGAGGTGCCGTTATTTGATTGGATTGCAGATCTCATGGGCAGTGACCGTAATAACTACGATAAGTTGGGACATTTTGCTCAAGGATTTATTCCTGCACTGCTTGCTCGCGAAGTGTTTCTAAGGCTGGAAGTGGTTAAGCCCGGAGCTTGGTGTAATTTTTTAATATGCTGTTTCGCTTTAGGTTTTTCAGCTTTTTATGAGCTCATTGAGTGGTGGGTGGCGCTATTTTCTGGTGAGGATGCCGAATCCTTCTTAGGGACTCAAGGTTATGTGTGGGATACCCAATCTGATATGGCGATGGCATTGCTGGGAGCTGTGGTGAGTTTAATATTATTGCCTCGTTGGCACGATAGATTGCTCGCCTCTCTCAAAAAAGTGGAAGGCAGCCGCGGTTAA
- a CDS encoding ABC transporter ATP-binding protein → MDTSVVSLDNISKGFTDGDKFHRVLDDIELKLNHADTIALTGPSGSGKSTLLNIIAGFEPPTSGSLSILGQVTKSWKDTDWSQFRHQQLGVVFQQFNLLTPLNVEDNIAFPLHLNGDSWNSWCDHLVDTLGLRALLKRHVETLSGGQQQRVAIARALAHKPALLLADEPTGNLDQTTSLEVMGLICALAAEHDTSILMVTHSQECADFMHRRWHLDLGKIHE, encoded by the coding sequence ATGGATACAAGCGTAGTTAGCTTAGACAATATCTCCAAAGGATTTACCGATGGCGATAAATTTCATCGCGTTCTTGATGATATCGAACTCAAACTCAATCATGCCGACACCATAGCTCTGACAGGGCCTAGTGGCAGCGGCAAAAGTACCCTACTGAACATCATCGCCGGATTTGAGCCGCCCACATCAGGCAGCCTGTCAATACTAGGACAGGTCACTAAAAGTTGGAAAGATACCGATTGGAGTCAATTTCGTCATCAACAACTTGGGGTGGTATTCCAACAATTTAATCTACTAACACCGCTCAATGTAGAAGACAATATCGCCTTCCCTCTTCATCTTAATGGCGATAGCTGGAACAGCTGGTGCGATCATCTGGTCGATACCTTAGGCTTACGAGCACTACTAAAACGACACGTCGAAACCCTTTCAGGTGGTCAACAGCAACGAGTGGCGATAGCTAGAGCCCTCGCTCATAAACCCGCACTGCTTCTGGCAGATGAGCCGACAGGTAACTTAGATCAGACCACCAGCTTGGAAGTGATGGGACTAATCTGTGCCCTCGCCGCAGAACATGACACCAGCATTCTGATGGTAACCCATAGCCAAGAATGCGCCGACTTTATGCACCGACGTTGGCATTTAGATCTTGGCAAAATACATGAATAG
- the serA gene encoding phosphoglycerate dehydrogenase translates to MAKHSLDKDKIKILLLEGVHQSAVDVFKRAGYSNIEYHKASLGEEELLASIKDAHFVGIRSRTQLTQSVLNHAEKLVSIGCFCIGTNQVDLTAAEKLGIPVFNAPFSNTRSVAELVLGEIIMLFRGIPQRNALAHRGGWLKSASGSFEARGKTLGVIGYGHIGTQLGILAETLGMRVIFFDIEDKLPLGNAQQVHSLEQLLSLSDVVSLHVPETPQTKNMIGEAELACMRAGSILINASRGTVVDIEALAKSIRNDHIAGAAIDVFPIEPKSNDDEFVSPLRGLDNVLLTPHVGGSTQEAQENIGIEVAGKLAKYSDNGSTMTAVNFPEVSLAQHKDASRLLHIHHNRPGILIKINQAFAEKGINIAAQYLQTTAEIGYVVMEVNSDQAAEALEEMKAIEGTIRARLLH, encoded by the coding sequence ATGGCGAAACACTCGCTAGACAAGGATAAGATCAAGATCCTGCTGTTGGAAGGCGTCCACCAATCTGCGGTAGATGTATTCAAACGAGCAGGTTACAGCAACATTGAATATCACAAAGCATCACTCGGGGAGGAGGAGTTACTCGCCTCGATTAAAGATGCTCATTTTGTCGGTATTCGCTCTCGTACCCAACTGACCCAATCCGTACTTAACCACGCTGAAAAACTGGTCAGTATCGGTTGCTTCTGTATCGGCACCAATCAGGTCGACCTTACGGCGGCAGAAAAACTGGGGATCCCCGTGTTCAATGCACCGTTCTCAAACACTCGAAGTGTTGCAGAACTGGTATTGGGTGAGATCATTATGTTGTTTCGTGGCATTCCACAGCGTAATGCGTTAGCTCACCGTGGCGGCTGGTTAAAAAGTGCATCGGGTAGCTTCGAGGCCCGTGGTAAAACTTTAGGTGTGATTGGTTATGGCCATATTGGAACTCAGCTTGGCATTTTAGCTGAAACCTTAGGTATGCGAGTTATCTTCTTCGATATTGAAGACAAACTACCATTAGGTAATGCGCAGCAAGTGCATTCTCTGGAGCAGCTACTATCACTATCTGATGTCGTCAGCCTACATGTGCCAGAAACGCCACAAACCAAGAACATGATTGGCGAGGCTGAATTAGCTTGCATGCGTGCAGGCAGCATTTTAATCAATGCCTCTCGTGGCACTGTAGTCGATATCGAAGCGCTAGCAAAATCGATTCGCAATGACCATATCGCCGGCGCCGCCATCGACGTGTTTCCTATCGAGCCAAAATCAAATGATGATGAGTTCGTCAGCCCACTTCGCGGGCTAGATAATGTGCTTTTAACGCCTCATGTTGGCGGTAGTACCCAAGAAGCACAAGAAAACATCGGTATTGAAGTGGCTGGTAAGCTCGCGAAATACTCTGACAATGGTTCAACGATGACCGCAGTGAACTTCCCAGAAGTTTCGTTAGCGCAGCATAAAGATGCTTCACGCTTACTGCATATTCACCATAACCGCCCAGGTATCTTGATTAAGATTAACCAAGCCTTTGCAGAGAAGGGCATCAACATCGCTGCTCAGTACCTACAAACCACAGCAGAAATTGGTTATGTCGTCATGGAAGTCAACTCAGACCAAGCAGCTGAAGCATTGGAAGAGATGAAAGCCATCGAAGGCACGATTAGAGCACGCCTGCTGCACTAA